One genomic region from Bacillus aquiflavi encodes:
- a CDS encoding ring-cleaving dioxygenase: MELKGIHHVSALTAKADENYHFFTNVLGLRLVKKSVSQEDSSVYHLFYGDRKGSPGTELTFIEYPLAPQNDEGTNSISAISLRVPNDQALVYWKQRFEKLKIAHEEIKNRAGRSTLAFKDFEGQRLILVSDEKNEGVQGGIPWEKSSIPKEYGIIGLGPVKLTVRDAELTAGLLTDVMGFRKKGQYSSESGSQPDILVFETGDGGTGAEIHLEKRTDLPLERPGRGSVHHVAFRVETEDELHEWTNRINVAKIENTGIIDRFYFHSLYFREPNGILFEISNDGPGFEVDEHINHLGETLSLPPFLEPKREQIEAKLKPLNTKAE, translated from the coding sequence GTGGAATTAAAAGGTATTCATCACGTATCAGCATTAACGGCAAAAGCTGATGAAAATTATCATTTTTTTACTAATGTCTTAGGTCTTCGATTAGTAAAAAAATCTGTCAGTCAAGAAGACTCTTCTGTCTATCATTTGTTTTATGGTGATAGGAAAGGTAGTCCTGGCACAGAATTAACATTTATTGAATATCCGCTGGCTCCACAAAATGACGAAGGCACGAATAGCATTTCTGCTATTTCGCTTCGTGTACCAAATGATCAGGCTTTAGTTTATTGGAAACAACGCTTCGAAAAATTAAAAATTGCGCATGAAGAGATTAAAAATCGGGCAGGTCGATCAACTTTAGCCTTTAAAGATTTTGAAGGTCAGCGCTTAATTTTAGTGTCAGATGAAAAAAATGAGGGAGTTCAAGGTGGAATTCCGTGGGAAAAGAGCTCTATTCCGAAAGAATATGGAATCATTGGATTAGGACCTGTTAAATTAACTGTACGCGATGCGGAGCTTACTGCAGGTCTTTTAACAGATGTAATGGGCTTTCGCAAAAAAGGACAATATTCATCTGAATCAGGCAGTCAACCTGATATTTTAGTGTTTGAAACTGGTGACGGAGGAACAGGTGCTGAAATTCATCTAGAAAAAAGAACGGATCTTCCGCTTGAACGCCCTGGACGTGGCAGTGTACATCATGTTGCATTTCGTGTCGAAACTGAAGACGAATTACATGAGTGGACGAATCGAATAAATGTAGCAAAGATTGAGAACACTGGAATAATTGATCGTTTTTACTTTCATTCACTTTATTTCAGAGAACCAAACGGGATTCTGTTTGAAATATCGAACGATGGTCCAGGATTTGAAGTAGATGAACATATAAATCATTTAGGTGAAACACTTTCATTGCCTCCATTTCTCGAACCGAAACGAGAACAAATAGAAGCAAAATTAAAACCATTAAATACAAAGGCGGAATAA
- a CDS encoding DUF3951 domain-containing protein, which produces MKGIYVISILFPTIITIFFGMVIFNILVKKKSIVNYYTPFDHITGQSTVEFHEEKEEKEEQNKQGDL; this is translated from the coding sequence ATGAAGGGGATTTATGTGATTAGCATCTTATTTCCGACGATCATAACAATTTTTTTCGGCATGGTCATTTTTAATATTTTAGTGAAAAAGAAAAGCATCGTGAACTATTACACACCGTTTGATCACATTACTGGACAATCTACCGTTGAATTTCATGAAGAGAAAGAGGAGAAGGAAGAGCAAAATAAACAAGGGGATCTATAA
- a CDS encoding GNAT family N-acetyltransferase: protein MKDSYIVSSDKKQLNIDVIHHFLCFHSYWAKGITKEIVQKSIDHSALCFGVYKVSDDQLEQIGFARVISDLSTFAYLADVFILPDYRGIGLSKKLIKNIIEHPELNHIRRAMLATKDAHQLYEKFGFKQISDTNLFMELKKN, encoded by the coding sequence ATGAAAGATTCTTATATTGTGTCATCAGATAAAAAACAGTTAAATATAGACGTGATCCATCACTTTCTTTGTTTTCATTCTTATTGGGCTAAAGGAATAACAAAGGAAATCGTCCAAAAGTCTATTGATCATAGTGCTCTATGTTTTGGTGTTTATAAAGTTAGTGATGATCAATTAGAACAAATTGGGTTTGCTAGAGTTATTTCTGATTTATCTACGTTTGCATATTTAGCTGATGTATTCATCCTACCAGATTATAGAGGAATAGGATTGTCTAAAAAGTTGATAAAAAATATTATTGAACATCCGGAGTTAAATCATATTAGAAGAGCGATGTTAGCTACGAAAGATGCTCATCAATTATATGAAAAATTTGGATTCAAGCAAATTTCTGATACTAATTTATTTATGGAACTTAAAAAAAACTAA
- the metA gene encoding homoserine O-acetyltransferase MetA produces the protein MPIKIPQQLPAREILEKENIFIMDEDRAKQQDIRPLNILILNLMPEKEKTETQLLRLLGNTPLQVNVNFLRTATHESKNTSRYHLEQFYKTYADVKDRKFDGMIITGAPIEHLNFEDVNYWEELMTIMKWTTTNVTSTLHICWGAQAALYYHYGIGKFPLPQKCSGVFTHKVFDRKEKLLRGFDDLFFAPHSRYTDVSIDDIHRCQQLKLLSASEEAGPFIIGTKDGKQFMITGHLEYSAETLAEEYQRDQSKGLDINIPVNYFPNDNPKEKPINKWRSHAHLLFSNWLNYYVYQETPYEWD, from the coding sequence TTGCCAATTAAAATACCGCAGCAATTGCCTGCTCGAGAAATTTTAGAAAAGGAAAATATTTTTATTATGGATGAAGATCGGGCAAAACAGCAAGACATTCGCCCACTTAATATTTTAATTTTAAATTTAATGCCTGAAAAAGAAAAAACAGAAACACAGCTCCTTCGTTTACTAGGCAATACACCTTTACAAGTAAACGTGAATTTTTTACGAACTGCTACACATGAATCAAAAAATACGAGCCGCTATCATTTAGAGCAATTTTATAAAACATATGCAGACGTAAAAGATCGGAAGTTTGATGGCATGATTATTACAGGTGCACCTATCGAGCATTTAAATTTTGAAGATGTGAATTATTGGGAAGAATTAATGACTATTATGAAATGGACGACAACAAATGTTACATCAACCCTGCATATTTGTTGGGGTGCTCAAGCAGCATTGTATTATCATTATGGAATCGGGAAATTTCCTTTGCCGCAAAAATGCTCAGGTGTGTTTACACATAAAGTGTTTGATCGAAAAGAAAAACTGCTTCGCGGTTTTGATGATCTATTTTTTGCTCCTCATTCCCGTTATACGGATGTATCAATTGATGATATTCATCGCTGTCAACAGCTAAAGTTGTTATCCGCTTCAGAAGAAGCTGGCCCGTTTATCATCGGCACAAAAGATGGCAAACAATTTATGATAACAGGACATCTTGAATATAGTGCTGAAACATTAGCGGAAGAATATCAACGTGATCAAAGCAAGGGACTTGATATTAATATTCCGGTAAATTATTTTCCCAATGATAATCCAAAAGAAAAGCCGATCAACAAATGGCGTTCTCATGCTCATTTATTATTTTCAAACTGGCTAAATTATTACGTTTATCAAGAAACACCTTACGAATGGGATTAA
- a CDS encoding class I SAM-dependent methyltransferase produces MGQFNWLEETAKQWDKQVDSWSSRSKNMWDKGSRKDIIPFIEKYLKSGAKFCDFGCGDGYGAWKLAKAGYHITGIDVSREMIERAKERVQGTSIHFETGNISALRFSDDEFDGVMAINSLEWTESPLTVLNEMKRIVKPGKFAIIGILGPTAGPRLNSFQRLYGNKIVCNTMMPWEFEKLAEENGWEKIDEFGVYKQGVESAQVETLTNELKQALSFMWVFALKNRK; encoded by the coding sequence ATGGGTCAATTTAATTGGTTAGAGGAAACTGCCAAACAATGGGATAAACAAGTAGATTCATGGAGTTCAAGAAGCAAGAATATGTGGGACAAGGGAAGCAGAAAGGATATTATCCCATTTATTGAGAAATATCTGAAAAGCGGTGCAAAGTTTTGTGATTTTGGTTGCGGGGATGGTTATGGCGCCTGGAAACTCGCGAAAGCAGGTTATCATATTACAGGAATCGATGTTTCCCGAGAAATGATTGAAAGAGCAAAAGAACGAGTGCAAGGTACATCAATTCACTTTGAAACGGGTAATATTTCTGCACTGCGTTTTTCAGACGATGAATTCGATGGGGTGATGGCGATCAATTCGCTTGAGTGGACTGAGTCTCCGCTAACTGTGTTAAATGAAATGAAACGGATTGTTAAGCCGGGAAAATTTGCAATTATCGGGATTTTAGGTCCAACTGCAGGTCCGCGTTTAAATAGCTTTCAACGTTTATATGGAAATAAAATTGTTTGCAACACAATGATGCCGTGGGAATTTGAAAAGCTAGCAGAAGAGAACGGTTGGGAAAAGATCGATGAATTCGGCGTTTATAAACAAGGTGTTGAAAGTGCGCAAGTTGAAACACTTACTAATGAATTAAAGCAAGCGTTATCCTTTATGTGGGTATTTGCTTTAAAAAATCGAAAATGA
- the mntR gene encoding transcriptional regulator MntR — MPTPSMEDYIEQIYLLIEGKGYARVSDIAEALSVHPSSVTKMVQKLDKDEYLIYEKYRGLVLTPKGKKIGKRLVFRHELLEQLLEIIGVKKENIYDDVEGIEHHLSWDAIDRIGDLVQFFEEDPKRVEALRMVQKQNEG; from the coding sequence ATGCCTACACCAAGTATGGAAGATTATATTGAACAAATTTATTTATTAATTGAAGGAAAAGGCTATGCCCGTGTATCAGATATCGCGGAAGCGTTGTCAGTCCATCCCTCCTCAGTGACAAAGATGGTGCAGAAACTTGATAAGGACGAATATCTTATTTATGAAAAATACCGAGGCCTTGTCTTAACTCCAAAAGGTAAAAAGATCGGAAAGCGGTTAGTTTTTAGACATGAATTGCTTGAACAACTGCTAGAAATAATCGGTGTAAAAAAGGAAAATATTTATGACGATGTAGAGGGAATCGAGCACCATTTAAGCTGGGATGCTATTGATCGAATTGGCGATTTAGTGCAGTTTTTTGAAGAAGATCCTAAAAGGGTCGAAGCATTGCGTATGGTTCAAAAGCAAAATGAGGGGTAA
- a CDS encoding LOG family protein, whose protein sequence is MKRLAVFCGSSNGATEAYKEGAVQLGKQLAERNITLVYGGASVGMMGTVADTVLKEGGNVIGVIPKLLEEREIAHQHLTELHTVNTMHERKAKMADLADGFIALPGGPGTLEEFFEIFTWAQIGLHKKPLGLLNINNYYHPLIHMLDHMVEQQFLQEKYRSLAILDSNPKTLIDKFSIYEPPAVKSYMK, encoded by the coding sequence GTGAAACGATTAGCGGTTTTTTGTGGTTCAAGTAATGGAGCGACAGAAGCGTATAAAGAGGGTGCTGTTCAGTTAGGAAAACAATTGGCGGAGCGTAATATTACGTTAGTTTATGGCGGTGCTAGTGTAGGGATGATGGGGACAGTGGCTGATACGGTGTTAAAGGAAGGCGGAAACGTAATCGGGGTAATTCCTAAACTGTTAGAGGAACGTGAAATTGCTCATCAACATTTGACCGAGTTACATACAGTAAATACAATGCATGAAAGAAAAGCAAAAATGGCAGATTTAGCAGATGGATTTATTGCATTACCTGGTGGTCCAGGAACATTAGAAGAATTTTTTGAAATTTTTACATGGGCACAAATCGGTTTACATAAAAAGCCGCTAGGGCTTCTTAATATTAATAATTATTATCATCCACTTATTCATATGTTGGACCATATGGTTGAACAGCAGTTTTTACAAGAAAAATATCGCTCTTTAGCTATTCTAGATTCGAATCCTAAAACATTAATAGATAAATTTAGCATATATGAGCCGCCAGCTGTTAAATCTTATATGAAATAA
- a CDS encoding 3-oxoacyl-[acyl-carrier-protein] synthase III C-terminal domain-containing protein — protein MFKIEQISVYHPSTKRDNNYYIEHFSQKGKNVTPVLEKTGRKTRYIIENTGENSLTMAIKAAKKALSAAHIMAKDIDLIIFTSSTPEYLSPTNALMIQKAIEGKEDTLCFDLNGNCIGMFIALEQATRTLQTNPKMKRAMIIGSDFLNLLAYPEHLITYSIFGDAAVAMIIEKDISCLSGMIDVAYETNGDFKEEIVYPAHGMAKSLRQQAEHDYLYWGHFSGRDSLKFAEKSIRAMLNKHGLLLDDIKAFCLSQFTLANIKLIQESLHLQDKQIVYIGDQYGYTGTSSPFLALYTAIEAKQIQRGDYIVFWTLGSGYQTGTLLWRY, from the coding sequence ATGTTCAAGATTGAGCAAATTTCAGTTTATCATCCTTCTACTAAACGAGACAACAATTATTATATTGAGCACTTTAGCCAAAAAGGGAAAAATGTAACACCAGTACTTGAAAAAACCGGCCGGAAAACACGCTATATTATTGAAAACACAGGAGAAAATAGCTTAACAATGGCTATTAAAGCCGCTAAAAAAGCCTTATCAGCTGCTCATATTATGGCAAAAGACATCGATTTAATTATTTTCACCTCTTCAACTCCAGAATATTTATCTCCAACTAATGCATTGATGATTCAAAAAGCAATTGAAGGGAAAGAAGATACCCTTTGTTTTGACTTGAATGGGAACTGTATAGGTATGTTCATTGCTCTTGAACAAGCAACTAGAACCTTGCAAACGAACCCAAAAATGAAAAGAGCAATGATTATCGGTTCTGACTTCCTTAATCTGTTAGCATATCCTGAACATTTAATAACTTATTCAATTTTTGGAGATGCCGCAGTTGCAATGATTATTGAGAAAGATATCTCATGCCTTAGCGGGATGATAGATGTTGCTTATGAAACAAATGGAGATTTTAAAGAGGAGATCGTCTATCCTGCACATGGCATGGCTAAATCTCTGCGACAACAAGCTGAGCATGATTATTTATACTGGGGACACTTTAGCGGTAGAGACAGTTTAAAGTTTGCAGAGAAATCAATTCGAGCTATGTTAAACAAGCATGGCCTATTACTTGATGACATTAAGGCATTTTGTTTATCTCAATTTACTTTAGCCAATATTAAATTAATTCAAGAAAGCCTTCATTTACAAGACAAGCAGATCGTTTACATTGGAGATCAGTATGGTTACACAGGAACTAGCAGTCCGTTTCTCGCACTATATACCGCTATTGAAGCTAAACAAATTCAACGTGGAGATTACATCGTATTTTGGACTTTAGGCTCTGGTTACCAAACAGGTACATTGCTCTGGCGATATTAA
- a CDS encoding HEAT repeat domain-containing protein, translated as MNDYKEYVCDLLYRMTINTDEEGREVKNSKEQVSWKAMREAERLDHSSLISVTAEMVRESQDAETRKNACFLLSQLAKNTGNMVAVRIMLDEFLLTTDMRTKSSMLGFFTYVPKIPDAEPFLALSKSQNNDIRQKAIQVLARCQPEHVKERLLELIRNSKNDCDKIYTIRTLSELRMGELLSEVLGHIISTNAKVRSLVIRFAGDFGNAAHIPLFIEALKNDRSTEVKYHAMKAIDRLGELTHIDTVLKRVKAIISRKQRGGGVFSKSELMYGISFLYRVASDHDEVKKLLYSLQTSKSDRLFEHEAEWLAQLVEKR; from the coding sequence ATGAACGATTACAAGGAGTATGTTTGCGACTTGCTATACAGAATGACAATTAATACGGACGAGGAAGGAAGGGAGGTAAAGAATTCTAAGGAACAAGTTTCCTGGAAGGCGATGCGGGAAGCGGAACGGCTCGATCATTCCAGCTTGATTAGTGTAACTGCAGAGATGGTGAGGGAATCACAAGATGCTGAAACACGAAAAAATGCATGCTTTTTATTGAGCCAATTGGCAAAAAATACGGGAAATATGGTGGCTGTTCGTATCATGCTGGACGAATTTTTATTAACGACGGATATGCGCACCAAGTCTAGCATGTTAGGGTTCTTTACATACGTTCCGAAAATTCCGGATGCTGAACCGTTTCTCGCTTTGTCTAAATCGCAGAACAATGACATTCGGCAAAAAGCAATCCAAGTGCTGGCTCGTTGTCAGCCAGAGCATGTAAAGGAGCGGCTGCTTGAACTGATTCGCAATTCAAAAAATGATTGCGATAAGATCTATACGATCAGGACATTAAGTGAGCTTCGTATGGGTGAACTGCTTTCTGAAGTGTTAGGACATATTATCTCTACAAACGCAAAAGTCCGAAGTCTAGTGATTAGATTTGCTGGCGACTTTGGAAATGCAGCGCATATTCCTCTGTTTATCGAAGCGCTAAAAAATGATCGCTCGACAGAAGTTAAGTATCATGCAATGAAAGCAATCGACCGTTTGGGGGAGTTAACACATATCGACACCGTTCTCAAAAGGGTAAAGGCGATCATATCAAGAAAACAGAGAGGCGGTGGTGTGTTTTCAAAAAGCGAATTAATGTATGGGATTTCTTTTTTGTATCGAGTGGCGAGCGATCATGATGAAGTTAAAAAACTGTTGTATTCACTTCAAACATCAAAATCGGATCGATTGTTTGAACATGAAGCGGAGTGGCTTGCACAATTAGTTGAGAAGCGATAA
- a CDS encoding NUDIX domain-containing protein, producing MVKIDEIRPGVAVIMIDKEETVLLQKRSDVGLWGIPSGHVEPGETIAQAAIREMKEELNLNIRIVKLIGVYSEPNSQIFKYPNGRTVHFVTTCFLAEIIGGELKCNSSESLDVKFFPITDLPSDLLNMHPRWLEDALANNERSFIR from the coding sequence ATGGTCAAGATTGATGAAATTAGACCAGGTGTTGCTGTCATCATGATCGATAAAGAGGAGACAGTGTTATTACAAAAACGTTCAGATGTAGGTTTATGGGGAATTCCTTCGGGACATGTAGAGCCGGGGGAAACGATTGCACAAGCGGCAATACGGGAAATGAAAGAAGAATTAAACTTAAATATTCGCATTGTAAAACTAATTGGCGTCTATTCTGAGCCAAACTCACAAATTTTTAAATATCCAAATGGGAGAACTGTTCATTTTGTTACGACGTGTTTTTTAGCCGAAATAATAGGAGGGGAGCTAAAATGCAACAGTTCAGAATCACTAGATGTTAAATTTTTTCCGATAACAGACTTACCTTCAGACTTATTAAATATGCATCCGCGATGGTTAGAAGATGCACTAGCTAATAATGAGCGTTCTTTTATACGTTAA
- a CDS encoding IS630 family transposase (programmed frameshift), with the protein MKNAKNPRLYERYQAVYLNLIGYERQEIAEIINRRRQTVGIYIKSYKGNSLEGLELGHSPGRPCKLSKEQENALVEVISTKVPADVGFTARYNWTLALASEYVKHEWDIDYSLRGMSNVLHALGLSYTRPTYTLETADSEKQKKFVEGTFPSLKKLLNEEIDHILFEDESMIRDYQAIQCTWFIKGKQRNIPTYGQHRGMKLIGTLNYETGEVVCTEEEKYDAVAFLEFLKKILKHYPLGKIVMILDNARIHHAKLLRPFLKENKDRLELVFLPPYSPKLNLIEGLWKWLKESVINNVYFPNVQKIALKVRVFINDINQHPQAIIDRLCVRL; encoded by the exons ATGAAGAACGCAAAGAATCCCCGTCTTTATGAACGTTATCAAGCTGTTTATCTGAATTTAATTGGCTATGAAAGACAAGAAATTGCTGAAATTATTAATCGACGTCGGCAAACTGTCGGTATATATATCAAGTCATACAAGGGAAATTCACTTGAAGGACTTGAACTGGGGCATTCTCCTGGTAGACCTTGTAAATTATCAAAAGAACAGGAAAATGCTCTAGTTGAAGTTATATCAACGAAAGTTCCCGCAGATGTCGGTTTTACAGCAAGGTACAACTGGACTTTGGCACTTGCTTCCGAATATGTGAAACACGAATGGGACATTGACTACAGTCTACGTGGGATGTCCAATGTTTTACATGCGCTTGGTTTAAGCTACACTCGCCCAACTTATACATTAGAAACAGCAGATTCTGAAAAACAGAAAAAATTTGTTGAAGGGACCTTCCCCTCTCTA AAAAAGCTTTTAAACGAAGAAATAGACCATATCCTTTTTGAAGATGAATCCATGATCCGTGACTATCAGGCTATTCAGTGTACATGGTTTATCAAAGGAAAGCAGCGAAACATCCCGACGTACGGACAACACAGGGGTATGAAACTAATCGGCACATTGAATTATGAAACAGGTGAAGTAGTCTGTACAGAGGAAGAAAAATATGACGCCGTTGCTTTTCTTGAATTTTTAAAGAAAATCTTGAAGCATTATCCTTTAGGCAAGATCGTTATGATTTTAGATAATGCCCGTATTCATCATGCCAAGCTTCTCCGTCCCTTCCTGAAGGAAAATAAAGATCGGCTTGAACTCGTATTCCTACCTCCATACAGCCCCAAACTCAATCTGATTGAAGGATTATGGAAATGGCTAAAAGAATCCGTGATTAATAATGTCTACTTCCCAAACGTTCAGAAAATAGCACTGAAAGTCAGAGTGTTTATCAATGATATTAATCAACATCCGCAAGCAATCATTGATCGGCTTTGTGTACGGCTGTGA